The nucleotide window TTTTGACTTCTGGTTCGGGTGGTGGTACGCGGGCTACGGGCAACTGGGGACCGGCTCCCTGGACTCCGTGTTGGGCGTCGCCGAGGTGAACGTGAAGGACCGCGGGACCTGGTACTGTCCGACCGGCCCGCACGCCTTCGGTCCGGCCGTGCCCGCGGACCCGTGTGCCATGTTCCACTACTGGAGCACCCACCCGGGGGGGGGCGAACTTCCTGCTCGCGGACGGGTCGGTCCGGTTCCTAACACTACAGCGATACTTTGACCTAACTGTAGACTTTGCCGGCCGTTTTGGTTTTGGCATTCTCGGTATTTTGCGTGTGCGTGGCTGAACGACGCGTCGCTGTTTGGACGCGGTGGCGGCCTTGTTGCGGCGCTGGTGGTACGCGAGGACCTCCAGCACCCAGACCCGTGTCGTCGTTTCCCGGGCCCGCTCGAGCCACTCGCGGCTCAGTAGGGCCAGGACCCGGCACACCTGCTCCGCGGTCACCTGGGGATTTTCCCCCCCGCAGTTGTTGGGTGTGTTCGGCCACGAACTCGAGCATGGCCACGCACAGGCACAGGTGCCGCCGCAGGGCCACATAGTTGCGGCCCTCGAAGTGGGTGAACCCGAGCTCCGATTTACAGATCCGGAACACGTGCTCCACGGCCGCCCGGCGGAACCCGACCCGCACCAGCGCCTCGGCCGTGCATTCGGCTGGGGCGTTGGACACCAGGAACTTCTCCTCGCCCGTGTGGTCGCTACACGCCCACACCAACCAGTACGTGCCGGCCGACCAACCGTCCGCCCCCGAGGCCCACACCCGGGCCCGCTTGACGCGCCACACCTGGTCCTCGGCGGTGGCCCGGGACAGCCGCAGGATCTGCCACTCCTGGGACCGGAATGCGCCCGCCTGGCGGACCACGTCCCGGGCCTCTTGGCCCTTCACCCCGGGGGTCGGTTGGGCCCCGGATCGAGCCGCCACCCGGCACGAGAACGTGGACGGCACGTCACCCACGAACGGTTGCCGGCGTTCGCCCAGGCCCCGCAGGAACTCGGGACTCTTACCGTACTCGCTGTCGAACGTGAGCCAGTCCAGGTGCACCCCATTGGTCCGGGCCCGGTCCACCTGTTCCAGGGCCATGCGCCACTTGGGCCGGTGGGCCACGTCGTCGGGAAGACCCGCGGCCTGGCACCGGGGGCGGTCCGCGGACCAGTCGGCCGGCAGGTACAGGTCGGCGTCCAGGAGGGTCCGGTACGAGCCCCGGGCGACGCCCAGGTGCACGGTCACGATGCCGTTGTCCACCTTGCCCACGCACCCCAAGTACTGGCGGGCCACCCCGGGCGTCCGGTCCCCCTTCTTGAGGGCACTGGTCTCGTCGATGAGCCCGACCGTGCCGGTCTCATCGCCCGGTTGCGTGGACAACGTGCGGGCGATCCGCTTGTGCAGGTCGTCGCCCAGGGCCACGTGGTCCCACCGGTGGTCCCGGAGGAACTCCTGGAGGGTCCGCACCGGGGTGCCCGCGGCCAGGGCCACCGGTTCGGCCGTCTTCCGCGGCAGGTCCGACAGCAACCCGCGGGAGTACGTGCGCAGGTGCTCGAACGTCGGGGCCGATCGGAAGTGGGCTCGGAAACCCTCCAGGAACGTCGCCAGCGCCGGTCCCAGCGCCTCCAGTTGAACTTCCGTCATCGCATCCCTCCACGGTGGGGCAGAGGATGTTTTAGTCCAAATAACCACAGCACTTACGGATTTTAGCGCTGTAGTGCTAACGTACAACAGCCGCCCCATTATGAACGCCCTTTCGACCCGAGCCGGCGGGGAAACCGTCGTACTGGAATGACTACGATGTTGGACCGCGGCGGGACGACAGAGCGGGCCTACCGGTGCGTCGCGGTGGTCCTTGGGGCCGTCCTGGTTACAGCGGCCGTCTTGAAGCTCGTGTCGGCCTGGCAAGGGCACGCCGGGTTCGGGCCGTATGGCGGACGGGCCGTTTGGGCAGGGGCCGTGACGGCCGAACTCTGCGTCGGGACCTGGCTGGCCGCGGGAGCGGCCCCCGCCACGGCCCGGGGAGCGGCGGCCGCCATGTTCACCGTCTTCTTTGTTGTCGCCTCGGCGAAGGCGGCCGCCGGGGAGGCGACGTGCGCCTGCTTTGGGGCCGCCCGGATCGCACCGGCGGCCATGGCCGCGTTCGACGGGTTGGCCCTGGTCGCACTGGCCGCACTGAAACCCCGGCCCCGGCCCGCGAGTCCCCGGTTCCTCGCAGCCGCGGCGGTATTCTCGCTCTCGGCCGCGGCCCTGACGACCGGCGTCGGACTGACGAGCCCCTCCACGATCGGGGGACCGCATCCCCCTGCGGAGCTCCACCTCGGGGTGGTTAAGGCTGGCGGAACCGCAAAAGGCTTGCTGAGAGTGCCGGTCGTACAGAACCAGTCCGGGCGACTCGCGCCGCCGAGCGTAAGTTGCACCTGTTTGGCGGTCACCCAACAGGTGCAAGAGGGAGGAGAAGAGCAAACGGTTTTG belongs to Gemmata obscuriglobus and includes:
- a CDS encoding H-X9-DG-CTERM domain-containing protein; protein product: MPCSTTGAPTRGGANFLLADGSVRFLTLQRYFDLTVDFAGRFGFGILGILRVRG
- a CDS encoding IS701 family transposase, encoding MTEVQLEALGPALATFLEGFRAHFRSAPTFEHLRTYSRGLLSDLPRKTAEPVALAAGTPVRTLQEFLRDHRWDHVALGDDLHKRIARTLSTQPGDETGTVGLIDETSALKKGDRTPGVARQYLGCVGKVDNGIVTVHLGVARGSYRTLLDADLYLPADWSADRPRCQAAGLPDDVAHRPKWRMALEQVDRARTNGVHLDWLTFDSEYGKSPEFLRGLGERRQPFVGDVPSTFSCRVAARSGAQPTPGVKGQEARDVVRQAGAFRSQEWQILRLSRATAEDQVWRVKRARVWASGADGWSAGTYWLVWACSDHTGEEKFLVSNAPAECTAEALVRVGFRRAAVEHVFRICKSELGFTHFEGRNYVALRRHLCLCVAMLEFVAEHTQQLRGGKSPGDRGAGVPGPGPTEPRVARAGPGNDDTGLGAGGPRVPPAPQQGRHRVQTATRRSATHTQNTENAKTKTAGKVYS